One part of the Sciurus carolinensis chromosome 4, mSciCar1.2, whole genome shotgun sequence genome encodes these proteins:
- the LOC124983163 gene encoding 60S ribosomal protein L29-like, producing MCFAKKHNKKGLKKMEANNAKAMSARAEAVKALVKPKEVKPKMPKGASRKLDCLALLAHPKLGKCACAHMARERRLCRPKAKAQAKTQATTPAPVSASALAPAPKGAQVPAKAP from the coding sequence ATGTGTTTTGCCAAGAAGCACAACAAGAAGGGCCTGAAAAAGATGGAGGCAAACAACGCCAAGGCCATGAGTGCTCGTGCTGAGGCTGTCAAGGCCCTGGTAAAGCCTAAGGAGGTTAAGCCCAAGATGCCAAAGGGTGCCAGCCGCAAACTTGATTGTCTTGCCTTGCTTGCCCATCCCAAGCTTGGGAAGTGTGCTTGTGCCCACATGGCCAGGGAACGCAGGCTCTGTCGGCCAAAGGCCAAAGCCCAAGCCAAGACCCAGGCTACAACTCCAGCTCCAGTATCAGCATCAGCTCTGGCTCCCGCCCCCAAGGGTGCCCAGGTCCCTGCAAAGGCTCCTTAA